TTCTAGTCTTGATCACGTCCAACGGAGCAGAAACAATCAACGAGGCAGAAGCACCGAAAATAGATGTGATAAAGTTCTGTGTCCATGTGGCCGAGGAGTAATCTTTCAAGCCAAAAATGTATTCTTTGGCGAAAGAGTTACCACCAAACAAAGCGAAAGAGCCAGGGGCGTTTCTGGCAGCGGTCCAGCCCCAACCCCTGTATAATCCGAAACCTTCGTCAGAGatgattttcaagaatCCTCTACCTTTGAAAGCCTCAGGGTTTGTCTGTCTCTTAATCTTCAACACATCCAATGGCAACAAGACGACCTCACCAATACCAATCAAAGAGCCTGCAGTGGCAGATAACAACGCTTTACCGGTCTTTGGTCCGAACAAGGCATCGTACGAGTCCTTAAAGTTCTTGGTCAAAAATTCATTGGCAAAGGGTTGTCCACCATACTTGTACACTCTTTGCATGATCTTGTAGACAGCAGCGTAACCCAAGCCGGGAAACAAGG
This region of Candidozyma auris chromosome 6, complete sequence genomic DNA includes:
- the YHM1 gene encoding Yhm1p encodes the protein MSPPSTTDKKQSGAARVLGSAAAGICEIGVFHPVDTISKRLMSNQTKITSASQLNTVIFKEHASKALGSRLFTLFPGLGYAAVYKIMQRVYKYGGQPFANEFLTKNFKDSYDALFGPKTGKALLSATAGSLIGIGEVVLLPLDVLKIKRQTNPEAFKGRGFLKIISDEGFGLYRGWGWTAARNAPGSFALFGGNSFAKEYIFGLKDYSSATWTQNFITSIFGASASLIVSAPLDVIKTRIQNRNFENPESGFTILKKMAKNEGITAFFKGLTPKLLTTGPKLVFSFALAQSLIPAFDKLMK